One window of the Parasphingopyxis algicola genome contains the following:
- a CDS encoding Mth938-like domain-containing protein codes for MVSLQRETPASGPLVTGFAGSGFRVDGDIVDSGLWLTPEWACPWAAADPDALDAAMLDPLLGIDPLPEFLLLGTGPRLRRPPATFVSAIESRNIGVEAMDSRAAARSWGLLRGEGRWFVAALLPLDQR; via the coding sequence ATGGTGTCGTTACAGCGCGAAACACCCGCCTCCGGCCCGCTGGTCACCGGCTTCGCGGGAAGCGGATTTCGCGTCGACGGCGACATTGTCGATAGCGGCCTGTGGCTCACGCCCGAATGGGCCTGTCCCTGGGCTGCGGCCGATCCGGACGCGCTCGATGCGGCCATGCTCGATCCGTTGCTGGGTATCGATCCGCTGCCCGAGTTCCTGCTGCTCGGCACGGGACCCCGGCTGCGCCGCCCGCCCGCCACCTTCGTCTCCGCGATCGAGAGCCGCAATATCGGGGTCGAAGCGATGGACAGCCGCGCGGCGGCGCGCAGCTGGGGCCTGTTGCGCGGCGAAGGCCGCTGGTTCGTCGCCGCGCTATTGCCGCTCGACCAGCGCTGA